In the genome of Campylobacter avium LMG 24591, the window TGGAAAAGCTCTTCTAAGCCCTCCTCATAAAGAGTTATCTTGCCATCTTGCAAGGCTTTTATCTTTCTTTCTTCCCTATCTATGCAAATAACATTATGCCCCAGCTCTGCTAAACCAACACCTGTTGGAAGTCCTACATAACCTGTGCCTATTATAGCTATATTCATCATCTACCCTTTGAATTCTTTAATAACTTTTTTAAAATACTCTATACTCTTATCTAAACCCTCATCAAGATTTATTTTTGGTTCCCAGCCGAATTTTGACTTTGCCAAACTTATATCAGGTCGTCTTTGAGTAGGATCATCAAGCGGTAAATCTTTGTAGATTATTTTTGATTTTGACCCCGTTTTTTCTATAACTTTTTGAGCTAGTTCTTTTATGCTAAATTCACCGGGATTGCCCGTATTTATAGGACCTGTAAAGTCTTTATCAGAATTCATTACCATTATTATTATATCTATTAGATCATCTACATAGCAAAAAGATCTAGTTTGAGAACCGTCTCCATATATGCTTATGTCTTTTCCGCTTAAGGCTTGACATATGAAATTGCTTACAACTCTACCATCATTTGGGTCCATATTTTCCCCGTAGGTGTTAAAAATTCTTATAACCTTTATATCCACATTTTCATTCCTGTGATAGTCAAAAAATAAGCTTTCAGCACATCTTTTTCCCTCATCATAACAAGCACGAATTCCTATGGGATTTACATTTCCTCTATAGCCTTCGTTTTGAGGGTGTTCTAAAGGATCGCCATAAATTTCAGATGTGGAAGCTTGTAAGATGGTGGCTTTTTTTTCTTTGGCAAGTTCTAGCATATTAATAGCGCCATAAACGCTTGTTTTTGTTGTTTTTATAGCGTGTTTGCCTTGATAAGCTGGCGGTGAAGCTGGACAAGCGAAGTTATAAATTTGATCTAGTTTTTCATCTATTTTTAAGGGAGTGCAAATATCGTGTTCTATGAAGCTGAAATTTTCATTTTTTAAAAGTTCTTCTATATTTTTCATCTTGCCTGTGTAGTTATTATCAACACAGATAACTCTTTGTCCTTGATTTATAAGCCTTTTGCAAAGATTAGACCCAAGAAAGCCCGTTCCGCCCGTAACAAGTATAGTTTTCATTAGCTTACCTTTTTTATTTATACAAAAAAAAAAAAAAACGATTTTACTCAAAAGTAGCTTTAATATTTATAAAATCAATGCTAAATACCAAATTCTAATACATTTGCGCTTATTTCTTACATTCGTTACCTTTCTCATCTATCATCATTTTAATTCCTTGCTCTAAAGATATTTTTGCTTTATAATTTGGTAGTTTCATAAGCTCAGGACTATTTTTAGCACTAACTGGTTCAAAAATTTCATTTTCTCTGTAAGGCAGGGCTCCCCATTTTATATCTAGTTTTTTACCACTTATATTTTCAAAAAGCTGAGCTAATTCTTTAAGAGTATATCTTTTGTTTTCTACTGTGTAAATTTGATTGTTTTTAACTTGCTTATCTAGGCATAATTGAATCAAGATGTCAAATCCATTAACAACATCATCAATGTGGCTAATATCAATTTTTTGCTCTCCTTTGCTCATGTTTAAGCTTTTATCTAAATTTTTCCATAAATTAAAAAGCTTAGCTCTAGTGTCATTTTCTCCATAATTATCAAAAAGCAAAAGATGGACAAAAATAGTATCAAGCACACAAGAATAATACTTACTTATATCATAAAAAGCTCTCTTAGTAGCTGCATAAAAATTTGTAGGCTTGTATTCATTTGAATTTGCATACTCAAAAGATGAGGAAGTATTTATAAAAAATTTAACTGGATTTTTATAAATAGCTTCTAGTAAAAGACTTGGAAATTCTATATTTGCTTTTATAAGTTCTTTAATAACTAAGCTTTCATTTTTCCCACCTAAAACCAAAGAAGCAGTATGCACCACCCCATCTATATCTTCACTTTCAAAGACTTTTTCTATGCTTTCTATACTTTCATCATAGCGATAAATTTTACAAAACTTTTCTATTTTAGAAGTATCACTAGTATTTCTAACTAAAGCAATAATTTCATACTTATTATGCAAATTTAAAACAAAATTTGTGCCTACAAAGCCTGTTGCACCTGTGAGAAGTATTTTTAACAAACTATGCCCTTAGTATAAAATTTTTCATTTATTTGCCTCGCAAAATTCTTTTATCTTAAGTATGATGTAATCAATCATTTCAAAGCTCATACCCGGATACACTCCTACCCAAAAGCCATCATTCATAATTTTTTCGGTATTTTCAAGCTTTCCTATTACCTTAAAATCAACACCCTCTTTCATACAATCAAAGGCAGGATGTCTTATAATATTACCTGCAAATAGGGTTCTTGTTTGGATATTATGCTTTTCTAAAAAGGTGCTTATTTCATTTCTGCTAAATTTAGCCTTTTCATTTACTAGGAGCATAAAGCCAAACCAAGACGGATCTGAGTTTTGTTCTTTTTCAACCAAATCAAACTCTTTTAGCCCTTTTAAACCCTCATATAATCTTTGGTAATTTTCTTTTCTCTTTTTTATAAAGCTAGGAAGTTTTTCAAGCTGTGCACAGCCTATGGCAGCTTGCATTTCAGTAGCTTTTAAATTAAAGCCAAAATGTGAATAAACATATTTATGGTCATAGCCCTTTGGCAAAGAACCAAATTGCTGAGTAAAGCGACAACCGCAGGTATTATCTTTACCTCCTATGCACCAACAATCCCTGCCCCAATCACGCATAGATAAGATGATCTTTTTTAGCAAATCATCATTTGTATAAACAGCACCTCCCTCGCCCATAGTTATATGATGAGCTGGATAAAAAGAGCTTGTGCCTATATCTCCAAAAGTCCCTGTAAATTTACCATCATAAGTTGAGCCCAAAGCATCGCAATTATCTTCTATTAGCCAAAGTTTATATTTATCGCAAAATTCTTTTACAATTTTTAAATTAAAAGGATTTCCTAAGCTGTGTGCTATCATAACAGCCTTTGTTTTTGGACTTTTTGCCTTTTCAAGTTCATTTACATCTATGTTTATATATTTTAAATCCATATCTACAAAAACAGGTATAGCACCGTACTGAATGATAGGATTTATAGTGGTTGGAAAGGCAGCAGCAACTGTTATAACTTCATCTCCTCTTTTTATAGCCCTATCTTTTAAAAGAGGAGATGTAAGGGCAAAAAAGGCGAGCAAATTCGCAGATGAGCCAGAATTTACTAAAAAAGCATGTTTTACACCAAGAAATTTGGACAATTCTTTTTCAAATTTTAAAGAATATTTTGAAGCTGTTAGCCAAAAGTCTAAGGCACTATCTACAAGATATTCTAACTCTTTTTCATCATAAACTCTACCAGCGTAATTTATCCTAGTTTTTGAAGGGATAAAATCTTGTTCTAGCTTTTTTTGATGCACATTTTTAAAATACTCTTTAACATCGTCTAAAATTTTTTCTTTCATTTTCATCCTTTATCTAATTTTTATCTTTTGTGTATTTAAAGCTAAAAACACAAACCTACTCATCCTTAGACCCTTTCATATATCTAAGATTGTAAATCTTTTTATCTTTGTCATTTAAAAGAGTTTTAAACTCATCCCAAGCTGTAGCTAATACTAAAACCTTACATTTGTTTTTAATACTTTCTAAACTATTCTCATAAGATATTTTAAAATCATAGGTATTTTTAAAGATTTCATTTGCTATAGGGTCATAAGCATAAATATTTCTAAAACCAAGCTCAAGTAGTTTTTTTATAAAAGTAGCTGATTTGCTATCTCTTACATCATCACTTTGAGGTTTAAAGCTAAGTCCTAAAATTCCTATATTTTCATCTTGTGAAAGTTCATTTTTAAGTTTATTTGCATAAAAATTTATAACTTCCTCATTTACAGCTAAAATATCTTTTAAAATTTTAGCCTCATAGCCCTTGTCCTTTGCCTTTTTATAAAGAGCTAGAGTATCTTTTGGTAAGCAGTATCCCCCAAAACCCATACCCGGATACAGGTAAGAAGTAATACCCGCAGGACTTGTGTTAAATCTTTTGTCCTCGTGCAAGATAGAAAAAGCCTTTATTATATCTATATCGCCTATGTTTTGAGCTATCATACTCATCTCATTAGCATAGCTTATATTTAAGCTTAGGGTGGTATTGCTAAGGTATTTTATAAATTCAGCACTATTTAAAGATACAAAGTGTATAGGAGCATTAAAAGGCTTGTATAAAAGCTCTAATTCTTTTATAGACTTTGAGTCTTTACTTCCTATAACAATCCTATCAGGATTCATAAAATCATCATAAGCAAAACCCTCTCTTAAAAACTCAGGATTATTAGCTAGGATAAAGTCCTCGTTTTCTTTAAGATTTAAAGATAGCAAGTGAGGCAAAAAAACTTCTTGTGAGCTTGAGGGGGGCACAGTTGATTTTATCACCAAAACAGGCTTTTTAGCGCATAAAGATATATTAGTAGCTGTATCTTTAAGAGCCTTTAATAAAAAGCTTAAATTTGCACTTCCATCCTCACTCATAGGTGTTCCTATGCAGTAAAACACCACAGTTACATCTTTTAAGGCTTGTGTTATATCAGCAGTGATTGTGAAATTTTTTCCTAAAAATTCTTTTAAAGTCTCATCTAAATCCTTTTCGTAAAAAGGAATTTTTAAGTCTTTTAAAGAAGTTACTTTTTTCTCATCTATTTCATAGCCCAAAACCTCAAAACCTTTTTTCGCAAAACCAAGAGCTGTGGTAAGACCCACAAAACCAAGACCAAATACTGCTATTTTCATAGTAAGACCCCATTTTCTTTTTCAAGCTTAAGATAGTTTAAAAATCTTTTCACACCCTCATCTACTAAGATACTAGGGTTATAATCAAGCTTTGTTTTAGCCTTTCTTATGATAGGGCAACGTCTGTTTGGATTGTCTGTGAGGTAGTTTTTATCGCTAGATTTTTTAAATTTAAGCTCCAAATTTAAACCAAATATATCTTTGGCATGTTTTATATAAATATCAGCAAGATCTTTTACGCAAAGCTCTGGTTTATCAATGCCTATGTTAAAATAATCAAATTCGCTATAAACAAGCACCTTTAAATACCCAGCTATAGCATCAGCTATATAACAAAAGGTTCTAGTTGGCAAACCATCACTTAAAAGCTCTATATCTCTTGCTTCTAAAACAGCCTTAGCAAAGTCAGCTGGTACTCTTTTATCATCTAAGCTCATACCCGGACCATAATTATTAAAAGGTCTTGCTATAGTAATTGGCATTTTATATTCTAAGGAAAAAAGATAGCACATAGTTTCGCCAAATCTCTTAGCCTCATCATAACAAGCCCTAGGTCCTATGCAAGCTACATTTCCTCTATATTCTTCATCGGTTGGAATTTTATCACTTGCAGGATCTCCATAAATTTCGCTACTTGAGAAAAACAAAAAGCCTCTTATATCCTTATCCTTATAAAAATCTAACAAACTCCTTAATCCCCAAATGTTTGCGTCTAAGGTTTGTATAGGATACTTTCTATAAAAACTAGGACTTGCTATACTTGCTGCGTGTATGATTAGCTTTGCGTCTTTTGCTTCTTCTAAGCTTTCTATCTTATCTGTGATGATGTCAAATTTATAAAGTTTTAAAAGCTCTTCATAATCTTTAGCTAAGTTTTCAAGCCATAAAGGCTTTCTTAATATAAAATTATCAAGGGCAATTATTTTTTTAATGCCAAGCTCTTTTGAGTATTTGATAAAAAAATGTATAAAATAAAAACCCAAAAACCCAGCACAACCTGTAAATAAAATACTTGAGTTTTCAAAAGACTTTTTTTGCTTATCATTTAAGGATTTAAAAATGTATTCTAAATCCTCATTTAAAATTTGATTTTTAAAGCAATCTTTCATATCAATCCTCCCACAAAGCCCAAGGTGCTTTAGCACTAAGCCACATCTTAGAAAGTTCTTTTTTATCTTTAAGTGTATCCATACATTTCCAAAAGCCATTGTGTTTGTAACTATAAAGCTCTGCATCTTTTGCTAGATTTTTAAGAGGTTCTTGCTCAAAGATAGTATCTTCACTATCTTTTATGTAGTCAAAAATCTTAGGCTCACAAACAAAAAAGCCCCCATTTATCCAACCAGCATTATCAGTACTTGCATCTCCTTTTGGTTTTTCAGTAAAGGCTTTTATGCGGTTATTTTCATCTATATCAAGCTTACCAAAACGTCCCTCTGGCAAGATAGAAGTCATAGTGATAGCCTTTTTATGAGACTTATGAAAGGCTAAAAGCTCTTTTAAATTTACATCACTTAAGCCATCTCCATAAGTAAGCATAAAGCTTTCATTTCCTACATAATCTTTTGCTTGTAAAATTCTACTTCCTGTCATATTTTCCTGACCTGTGTAAAGCATAGTTACCTTCCAAGGTTCGTGACGGGTGGTGTGAATTTGTAAGGAATTATTAGACATATCAACGGTTATATCACTATAATGAGTGTAGTAGTTTATAAAATAATCCTTTATGATATGACCCTTATATCCTGTAAGTATGATAAAGTCATTAAAACCCCAGTATGAATAAATCTTCATTATATGCCAAAGTATAGGTTTTCCTCCTATTTCTACCATAGGTTTTGGTAAGAGGGATGTTTCTTCACTAAGTCTAGTGCCAAGCCCTCCAGCTAGGATTAGAACTTTCATTTTGAGTCCTTTCTTTCATTTTTAAACTGTCTCTTTATCCTACGCACATCTAAATAAAACCTCATATATTTGAATGCCCCCCCCCGTTTATTAGCCTCTATCAAGGCTTCACCTAATTTATATGTAATACACTGCTTTTCTTTTAAAGCTTCTTCATAATCAGGATAGCTTTCAAGTTCAGGAAGTTTTAAAGAAGAATTTGTTTTTATCTTTTCATTATAAATTCTTTGTTCTTTTTTATGCTTATCTTTTATGTAAGATAAGACATAAGGCATTCTTATATAACCTTTTATACTTTTTGAATTTTCTATTAAGGCTTGTCCTAATTTATAAGCTAAGTGAGAGTGAATTCTTTCTTTGGCTAAATTTACTTGTATTAAATTTATTCTAGGCATAAATACATCTTCTTTTATATTTAATTCTTTGTATAATTTTTTTGTATTTAATTTTTTATTTATTAAGTCTTGTTCTAAATTCAAAAGCTTTAAGCTTTTTTCTCTGTTTTCTTGAGACAAGAGATAGGAGTTGTGTTTTTGTTCTAGAGATTTAAGTTCCTGTAGGGTTTGGTTTTTTTCGTTTTGAAATTTACTTTCTAGTTCAATGAATTTTTGATTTATAAACTCACAATCTCTTTTATACAATTCTTGTCTAATATTAAAAAAATAATCTGAAAAATACGGAGTACCCAAAGCCATATCCCACCACATATCAAAACAAGGACATTCTATAAATGTCTGCTTAATCTCTGAAAAAGTATACCTTCTGTTCCAAGGCTTATCCATATAACAATAATGAAGAATTTTAGCCTGTGGAAGTTTTTCATTATAGAATTGTTTTGAGTAATACATATGTCCATATTGTACTTCTTCTTCGAATGCTAAATGATGAAGATAATCAA includes:
- a CDS encoding glycosyltransferase family 8 protein; amino-acid sequence: MFNIILAVSDMYINQAAVLINNVISKIDKNKRFIDFFGCDLNTYEHKNHDYIETDFNQEYEDKQEGIVFHILTDYDFNDSVKEKFYLLAEKLSSHYTCKINFKHMQSINQENLHGWNGRTSMYLILFLSSILQKDLKKALYLDTDLYINCDIRELFAINLKDNIIACVNTSKSSGSLKSLDGKNDINIDSSGWFNSGLTLINVPEYIALEPTFKNIMQNYEISYLAVETVLNYAIQKKRLQLPVVYNFCVGLLKLDYLHHLAFEEEVQYGHMYYSKQFYNEKLPQAKILHYCYMDKPWNRRYTFSEIKQTFIECPCFDMWWDMALGTPYFSDYFFNIRQELYKRDCEFINQKFIELESKFQNEKNQTLQELKSLEQKHNSYLLSQENREKSLKLLNLEQDLINKKLNTKKLYKELNIKEDVFMPRINLIQVNLAKERIHSHLAYKLGQALIENSKSIKGYIRMPYVLSYIKDKHKKEQRIYNEKIKTNSSLKLPELESYPDYEEALKEKQCITYKLGEALIEANKRGGAFKYMRFYLDVRRIKRQFKNERKDSK
- the rfbH gene encoding lipopolysaccharide biosynthesis protein RfbH, whose translation is MKMKEKILDDVKEYFKNVHQKKLEQDFIPSKTRINYAGRVYDEKELEYLVDSALDFWLTASKYSLKFEKELSKFLGVKHAFLVNSGSSANLLAFFALTSPLLKDRAIKRGDEVITVAAAFPTTINPIIQYGAIPVFVDMDLKYINIDVNELEKAKSPKTKAVMIAHSLGNPFNLKIVKEFCDKYKLWLIEDNCDALGSTYDGKFTGTFGDIGTSSFYPAHHITMGEGGAVYTNDDLLKKIILSMRDWGRDCWCIGGKDNTCGCRFTQQFGSLPKGYDHKYVYSHFGFNLKATEMQAAIGCAQLEKLPSFIKKRKENYQRLYEGLKGLKEFDLVEKEQNSDPSWFGFMLLVNEKAKFSRNEISTFLEKHNIQTRTLFAGNIIRHPAFDCMKEGVDFKVIGKLENTEKIMNDGFWVGVYPGMSFEMIDYIILKIKEFCEANK
- a CDS encoding UDP-glucuronic acid decarboxylase family protein, which codes for MKTILVTGGTGFLGSNLCKRLINQGQRVICVDNNYTGKMKNIEELLKNENFSFIEHDICTPLKIDEKLDQIYNFACPASPPAYQGKHAIKTTKTSVYGAINMLELAKEKKATILQASTSEIYGDPLEHPQNEGYRGNVNPIGIRACYDEGKRCAESLFFDYHRNENVDIKVIRIFNTYGENMDPNDGRVVSNFICQALSGKDISIYGDGSQTRSFCYVDDLIDIIIMVMNSDKDFTGPINTGNPGEFSIKELAQKVIEKTGSKSKIIYKDLPLDDPTQRRPDISLAKSKFGWEPKINLDEGLDKSIEYFKKVIKEFKG
- a CDS encoding NAD-dependent epimerase/dehydratase family protein — protein: MLKILLTGATGFVGTNFVLNLHNKYEIIALVRNTSDTSKIEKFCKIYRYDESIESIEKVFESEDIDGVVHTASLVLGGKNESLVIKELIKANIEFPSLLLEAIYKNPVKFFINTSSSFEYANSNEYKPTNFYAATKRAFYDISKYYSCVLDTIFVHLLLFDNYGENDTRAKLFNLWKNLDKSLNMSKGEQKIDISHIDDVVNGFDILIQLCLDKQVKNNQIYTVENKRYTLKELAQLFENISGKKLDIKWGALPYRENEIFEPVSAKNSPELMKLPNYKAKISLEQGIKMMIDEKGNECKK
- a CDS encoding NAD-dependent epimerase/dehydratase family protein, producing MKDCFKNQILNEDLEYIFKSLNDKQKKSFENSSILFTGCAGFLGFYFIHFFIKYSKELGIKKIIALDNFILRKPLWLENLAKDYEELLKLYKFDIITDKIESLEEAKDAKLIIHAASIASPSFYRKYPIQTLDANIWGLRSLLDFYKDKDIRGFLFFSSSEIYGDPASDKIPTDEEYRGNVACIGPRACYDEAKRFGETMCYLFSLEYKMPITIARPFNNYGPGMSLDDKRVPADFAKAVLEARDIELLSDGLPTRTFCYIADAIAGYLKVLVYSEFDYFNIGIDKPELCVKDLADIYIKHAKDIFGLNLELKFKKSSDKNYLTDNPNRRCPIIRKAKTKLDYNPSILVDEGVKRFLNYLKLEKENGVLL
- the rfbF gene encoding glucose-1-phosphate cytidylyltransferase — translated: MKVLILAGGLGTRLSEETSLLPKPMVEIGGKPILWHIMKIYSYWGFNDFIILTGYKGHIIKDYFINYYTHYSDITVDMSNNSLQIHTTRHEPWKVTMLYTGQENMTGSRILQAKDYVGNESFMLTYGDGLSDVNLKELLAFHKSHKKAITMTSILPEGRFGKLDIDENNRIKAFTEKPKGDASTDNAGWINGGFFVCEPKIFDYIKDSEDTIFEQEPLKNLAKDAELYSYKHNGFWKCMDTLKDKKELSKMWLSAKAPWALWED
- a CDS encoding UDP-glucose dehydrogenase family protein; translated protein: MKIAVFGLGFVGLTTALGFAKKGFEVLGYEIDEKKVTSLKDLKIPFYEKDLDETLKEFLGKNFTITADITQALKDVTVVFYCIGTPMSEDGSANLSFLLKALKDTATNISLCAKKPVLVIKSTVPPSSSQEVFLPHLLSLNLKENEDFILANNPEFLREGFAYDDFMNPDRIVIGSKDSKSIKELELLYKPFNAPIHFVSLNSAEFIKYLSNTTLSLNISYANEMSMIAQNIGDIDIIKAFSILHEDKRFNTSPAGITSYLYPGMGFGGYCLPKDTLALYKKAKDKGYEAKILKDILAVNEEVINFYANKLKNELSQDENIGILGLSFKPQSDDVRDSKSATFIKKLLELGFRNIYAYDPIANEIFKNTYDFKISYENSLESIKNKCKVLVLATAWDEFKTLLNDKDKKIYNLRYMKGSKDE